In Trichoderma asperellum chromosome 1, complete sequence, a single window of DNA contains:
- a CDS encoding uncharacterized protein (EggNog:ENOG41~SECRETED:SignalP(1-17)): MQLHSLALASLLASSQALDTVQYAAFLATATYSVANQLGFFTENGLNVIYNQVANSSAAFASILNGEYDILTATVDNALNYRFNQNQNVTVIGQLDQGPDLVLASIPSITSVEQLKGKPIIVDSPVSGYAYLLQDVLAANGLSLANNDYYFMTVGGTPQRYSALVNEVLPNGTAVYATILTYPFTVESEALPSGEAPNILARISDVVAPVTSSAFTIRESSLSSTVETAILTRFMASMHAANKFLLNPKNKACSIQALAKQLGVSQAVAIEEYASATNPVSGEISPPLNDFTVNQTGIMNDVNIRNKFGGFKVPSDFNFTAALVPGTGKLIDYSVKAAAIAEYYKHPLNGNCTTPC, translated from the exons ATGCAGTTGCATTCTCTTGCGTTGGCCTCTCTTCTAGCGTCTAGTCAGGCCCTGGACACCGTCCAATATGCCGCATT CTTAGCTACAGCCACCTATTCCGTGGCCAACCAGCTGGGCTTCTTCACTGAGAATGGCCTCAATGTTATTTACAATCAGGTCGCCAATAGCTCGGCTGCTTTTGCGTCCATCCTCAACGGCGAATACGACATTCTGACCGCAACGGTTGACAATGCGCTCAACTACCGCTTCAACCAGAACCAGAACGTCACGGTGATAGGCCAATTGGATCAGGGCCCGGATCTTGTCCTCGCGTCAATTCCTTCCATCACCAGCGTCGAGCAGCTCAAGGGCAAGCCCATTATTGTCGATTCGCCCGTCAGCGGCTATGCGTATCTGCTCCAGGATGTTCTGGCAGCCAATGGATTGTCGCTTGCTAACAATGACTATTACTTTATG ACTGTCGGTGGAACTCCCCAGAGATACTCGGCTCTAGTCAACGAAGTCCTTCCCAACGGCACCGCTGTGTATGCCACGATCCTCACGTATCCTTTCACCGTTGAAAGTGAAGCTCTACCAAGCGGAGAAGCTCCTAACATCCTCGCTCGTATATCTGATGTCGTCGCTCCCGTCACCTCGAGCGCCTTCACCATTCGCGAGTCCTCGTTGAGCAGCACGGTCGAAACCGCCATCTTGACCAGATTCATGGCCTCCATGCATGCTGCTAACAAGTTCTTGCTGAATCCCAAGAACAAAGCGTGCTCCATCCAGGCGCTTGCCAAGCAATTGGGTGTCTCACAGGCGGTTGCCATAGAGGAATATGCCTCTGCAACCAACCCAGTGTCTGGAGAGATTTCTCCGCCACTCAACGACTTTACCGTCAACCAGACTGGCATCATGAACGACGTCAATATTAGGAACAAATTTGGCGGCTTCAAAGTTCCATCAGACTTCAACTTTACTGCAGCTTTGGTTCCGGGCACTGGCAAGCTCATCGATTATTCtgtcaaggctgctgccatcgccgAGTACTACAAGCACCCTTTAAACGGCAACTGCACCACTCCTTGCTAG
- a CDS encoding uncharacterized protein (EggNog:ENOG41) — protein sequence MTSFFQPQPRWIANPTCGLYTNSNGLRKFLPLISLDVHTVIVSSTSRTVLTQTFHSPKTGTASHVENVSYLFPLYDGVSVVALTCTVGSRVIKGVVKERNEAKQAFDAAVAQGKTAGLLEQSLEASDVFTTSLGNIPTGETVKVEITYLGELKHDAQVDGLRFTIPTSVAQRYGQYTLGEASPLQGGEHISITIDVDVSGSSTIKSVQSPSHPISVNIGTLSAATSEPPSLQRAYATLSQGSAELNKDFVIQIVATGLGDPMAILETHPTIPNQRALMTTLVPRFNLPMTMSEVVFMCDRSGSMGTGFKMRNVVEALKVFLKSLPVGVKFNICSFGTSYSFLWERSQTYDETSLRMAINHVSSFDSNFGGTEMYNPMAEIFNRRYSDMNLEVILLTDGETWNQEQLFQLINTHVTQSNGAIRVFALGVGEMASHALIEGVARAGNGFAQAVADGERVDKMLVRMLKGALTPHINDYTLDINYGEEEDGDDFEIIEKVMVAMTLKQTSTKSADSTKSADSTKSADSTKSENINATGKYQISISLFDESVQDEDLEMSGTSKLKVDLPAVTVPRYLQAPFKIPHLYPFSRTTVYVLLSDSTPNLQPKSVILRGTSNQGPLSLEIPITILPEKGTTIHQLAARKATRELEDGRGWIFHAKDEEGQLLRQRYDGQFSDMVKREGVRLGTQYQVSGKWCSFVAIQDAEDNTDENQGKVIISNNEEKAEERSVINSPGAQHVAQQNIAAASLRTRPRRKCKLHTMPANAGSSASSSRYDMQDMGKSQARVIQPPMPQQLCKTGRIQMGLPMAQPQGVTQPQGMAWHLQMAQQQAMTPQQSMAHQQAMAQQQAIAQAMVHQRSMVQTNSALQDYQIQTMLLEQQNKKRLMMARQQQQQQQQQQQQQQLQQQQQQQQQQQQQQQQQQQQQQQQQQQQQQQQQQQQQQQQPQQANVVTPVIASGMPHGSLSSANPPAVFRSSSSSNTGGFMSGHSSPMNQSNQAATSPFGLGGPLMQLNADNLSAGAPSSTKRESTHASTDDSNKRAKSDDVLSDFDFDSFLAQPEDKTDFSDAESTLMPAPLLEQTAPMSALFSEQTFIGNWDWTPRLETIVGMTKSAALAGIELPGQYGQLHTVLATLCAVVYLRKKLADEKDVWELIVQKAEDWLRGQTQEDVMELEKIVERALFADTAA from the coding sequence ATGACTTCCTTTTTCCAGCCCCAGCCTCGATGGATAGCCAATCCTACCTGTGGACTCTATACCAATAGCAATGGCCTCCGGAAATTTCTTCCTCTCATCTCTCTCGATGTTCACACCGTCATCGTTTCTTCAACATCGCGGACTGTCCTGACGCAGACCTTTCATAGCCCCAAGACAGGCACCGCCAGCCACGTTGAGAACGTGAGCTACCTATTCCCTCTCTACGATGGAGTATCTGTGGTTGCATTAACTTGCACAGTTGGCTCGCGCGTCATCAAGGGCGTCGTAAAGGAGCGAAACGAAGCCAAGCAGGCCTTTGATGCTGCAGTTGCACAAGGAAAGACGGCAGGATTGCTCGAACAGTCTTTAGAGGCCTCCGACGTCTTTACAACATCGCTCGGCAATATTCCCACTGGTGAAACTGTCAAAGTCGAAATCACATACCTGGGAGAGCTGAAGCATGATGCTCAAGTTGATGGACTGCGGTTTACCATCCCCACGAGCGTGGCTCAGCGATATGGGCAATACACCCTGGGAGAGGCGAGTCCTTTACAGGGCGGGGAGCATATCAGCATCACTATTGATGTTGACGTGTCGGGCAGCTCAACCATCAAGAGCGTTCAATCGCCGTCGCATCCGATCTCTGTCAACATTGGCACTCTTTCTGCGGCAACTTCTGAGCCGCCATCTCTGCAGAGAGCGTATGCAACTTTATCGCAAGGCTCGGCAGAGCTAAACAAAGATTTCGTGATCCAAATCGTCGCCACTGGCCTCGGTGACCCTATGGCTATCCTCGAAACGCATCCCACAATTCCAAACCAACGAGCTTTGATGACGACGCTCGTTCCTAGATTCAACCTGCCTATGACCATGTCCGAAGTGGTCTTTATGTGCGATAGAAGTGGCAGCATGGGTACCGGTTTCAAGATGCGCAACGTCGTCGAGGCATTGAAAGTCTTTCTCAAGTCTTTGCCTGTTGGAGTCAAGTTTAATATCTGCAGCTTTGGAACAAGTTACTCGTTTCTGTGGGAGAGATCCCAGACATATGACGAAACTTCGCTAAGAATGGCCATTAATCACGTTAGCTCATTTGATTCCAACTTTGGCGGTACAGAAATGTACAACCCAATGGCGGAGATATTTAATCGACGGTACAGTGATATGAATCTCGAAGTCATTTTACTCACTGATGGAGAGACTTGGAACCAAGAACAATTGTTTCAGCTCATCAATACGCATGTAACTCAAAGTAATGGCGCTATTCGAGTCTTCGCATTGGGCGTGGGAGAGATGGCCAGCCATGCTTTGATCGAAGGCGTTGCTCGAGCGGGTAACGGCTTTGCTCAGGCTGTAGCGGATGGCGAAAGAGTAGACAAAATGCTAGTTCGAATGCTCAAGGGGGCTCTTACACCTCATATCAATGATTACACCCTGGATATCAattatggagaagaggaagatggagacgatTTTGAGATTATTGAAAAGGTCATGGTTGCCATGACCCTGAAGCAAACCTCTACTAAGTCGGCGGACTCTACTAAGTCGGCGGACTCTACTAAGTCGGCAGACTCTACTAAGTCGGAAAACATCAATGCTACAGGAAAATATCAGATTTCGATTTCCCTGTTTGATGAAAGCGTCCAGGACGAAGACTTGGAGATGTCTGGGACCTCCAAGTTAAAGGTGGATCTGCCAGCTGTCACCGTTCCACGTTACCTCCAAGCACCTTTCAAAATTCCGCATCTTTATCCATTCAGTCGCACGACTGTTTACGTCTTGCTTTCTGACTCGACACCCAATCTCCAGCCAAAGAGTGTCATCCTCAGAGGAACCTCCAATCAAGGCCCTCTCTCGTTGGAAATTCCCATCACCATCCTTCCGGAGAAGGGCACCACTATACACCAGCTGGCAGCTCGCAAGGCCACGagagagcttgaagatggccGGGGCTGGATATTCCATGCCAAGGACGAAGAGGGACAACTCTTGCGACAGCGATACGACGGCCAATTCAGCGACATGGTCAAGAGGGAAGGTGTACGTCTAGGAACGCAGTACCAAGTCAGCGGCAAGTGGTGCTCATTCGTCGCCATTCAAGACGCTGAAGACAATACCGATGAGAATCAAGGGAAAGTGATTATAAGCAACAACGAAGAAAAAGCTGAAGAACGGAGCGTGATTAATAGCCCTGGCGCTCAACATGTTGCGCAGCAAAATATCGCTGCAGCCAGCCTACGTACTAGGCCTAGGAGGAAGTGTAAGCTACATACGATGCCAGCTAATGCGggatcatcagcatcaagtAGTCGATATGATATGCAAGATATGGGGAAATCACAGGCTAGGGTGATACAACCTCCTATGCCACAGCAACTATGTAAGACAGGCCGTATACAAATGGGACTACCAATGGCACAACCACAGGGTGTGACACAACCGCAGGGTATGGCATGGCATCTACAGATGGCACAACAACAGGCCATGACACCACAGCAATCTATGGCACATCAGCAAGCTATggcacagcagcaagccATAGCACAAGCTATGGTACACCAACGCTCCATGGTGCAAACAAATAGTGCGCTGCAGGATTATCAAATTCAGACTATGTTATTAGAacagcaaaacaaaaagagactAATGATGGctcggcaacaacaacaacagcagcagcaacagcagcagcaacaacagctacagcagcagcaacaacagcaacagcagcagcaacaacaacagcagcagcagcaacaacagcagcagcagcagcaacaacaacagcagcagcagcaacaacaacagcagcagcaacaacaacctCAACAGGCAAATGTGGTTACACCTGTGATTGCTAGCGGAATGCCGCATGGGAGTTTGTCTTCAGCCAACCCTCCCGCGGTGTTTCGGAGTTCATCATCCAGCAATACCGGAGGGTTCATGTCTGGCCATTCAAGCCCCATGAACCAGTCGAATCAGGCAGCGACAAGTCCTTTTGGCCTTGGAGGACCTCTAATGCAACTAAATGCAGACAATCTTTCTGCTGGCGCCCCTAGCTCGACGAAGAGAGAATCCACTCACGCTTCTACAGACGATTCAAACAAACGCGCGAAATCTGACGATGTTTTGTCAGACTTTGATTTCGATAGCTTTTTAGCCCAACCAGAAGATAAGACTGACTTTTCTGATGCTGAAAGCACTCTTATGCCGGCCCCGTTGCTAGAGCAAACCGCTCCAATGTCAGCGCTATTTTCAGAGCAAACATTTATCGGCAATTGGGATTGGACCCCGAGACTGGAAACGATTGTGGGAATGACAAAGTCGGCAGCGTTGGCGGGCATTGAGCTTCCCGGTCAGTACGGCCAGCTGCATACGGTGCTGGCCACTCTTTGCGCCGTGGTGTAtctgaggaagaagctggcgGACGAAAAGGACGTGTGGGAACTCATTGTGCAAAAGGCGGAAGATTGGCTACGAGGCCAAACGCAGGAAGATgtgatggagctggagaagattgTGGAGCGTGCGTTGTTTGCAGACACGGCTGCGTAG